The proteins below come from a single Aptenodytes patagonicus chromosome 20, bAptPat1.pri.cur, whole genome shotgun sequence genomic window:
- the TMEM106A gene encoding transmembrane protein 106A isoform X1 produces the protein MHFCVGYLVRILLSTMGGKLSPFWKTPDQKESESKPILPRQLDAEDEIPNYASINDSATSCVPCVGIARRSYVNCPTCQGTGRIPGEQEKQLVALIPYGDQRLKPRRTKLYVCLAVTICLLTTSLGIFFLFPRSITVLPAGLKASSIGFNATTTSIYLNMTNVLNITNNNFYLVTVVQLDIEVLHQSLVVGKTTMKTLLNMSPLQSGQIYYMVASRILDDNTYNICTWTKVKVHNILLHIQGTLTCTYLCHSEQLTFEDYQYVDCQGNATLPRPLYHCLP, from the exons atgcatttttgtgttgGATACCTAGTGAGAATTCTTCTTTCCACCATGGGTGGAAAACTTTCACCATTCTGGAAAACACCTGACCAAAAGGAGAGTGAAAGCAAACCGATTTTACCCAGGCAACTGGATGCTGAAGATGAAATCCCCAATTACGCTAGTATCAATGACTCTGCTACATCCTGTGTGCCCTGTGTGGGCATTGCACGTCGAAGCTATGTCAACTGTCCAACGTGTCAGGGAACAGGAAGGATCCCCGGGG AGCAAGAGAAGCAGCTGGTGGCTCTGATTCCATATGGTGACCAAAGGCTGAAGCCTAGACGAAC GAAACTCTATGTATGTCTTGCTGTGACGATCTGCCTGCTGACAACATCTCTCggtattttcttcctgtttcctcgCTCCATTactgtgctgcctgcagggctgaAAGCTTCCTCCATTGGCTTTAATGCCACCACCACCAGTATATATCTCAACATGACG AACGTGCTGAACATAACTAATAACAACTTCTACCTGGTCACTGTTGTGCAGCTAGACATAGAGGTTTTGCACCAGTCCCTGGTAGTAGGGAAGACCACCATGAAAACCCTGCTGAATATGAGCCCTTTGCAGAGCGGCCAG ATCTATTATATGGTGGCCAGTAGGATATTGGACGACAACACCTA TAACATTTGCACCTGGACAAAAGTCAAAGTTCACAATATTCTGCTGCATATACA GGGTACCCTGACCTGCACGTACCTGTGTCATTCAGAGCAGCTGACTTTTGAAGACTACCAGTACGTGGACTGCCAGGGGAATGCCACGCTACCTCGCCCATTGTACCACTGCCTGCCATGA
- the TMEM106A gene encoding transmembrane protein 106A isoform X2, which produces MGGKLSPFWKTPDQKESESKPILPRQLDAEDEIPNYASINDSATSCVPCVGIARRSYVNCPTCQGTGRIPGEQEKQLVALIPYGDQRLKPRRTKLYVCLAVTICLLTTSLGIFFLFPRSITVLPAGLKASSIGFNATTTSIYLNMTNVLNITNNNFYLVTVVQLDIEVLHQSLVVGKTTMKTLLNMSPLQSGQIYYMVASRILDDNTYNICTWTKVKVHNILLHIQGTLTCTYLCHSEQLTFEDYQYVDCQGNATLPRPLYHCLP; this is translated from the exons ATGGGTGGAAAACTTTCACCATTCTGGAAAACACCTGACCAAAAGGAGAGTGAAAGCAAACCGATTTTACCCAGGCAACTGGATGCTGAAGATGAAATCCCCAATTACGCTAGTATCAATGACTCTGCTACATCCTGTGTGCCCTGTGTGGGCATTGCACGTCGAAGCTATGTCAACTGTCCAACGTGTCAGGGAACAGGAAGGATCCCCGGGG AGCAAGAGAAGCAGCTGGTGGCTCTGATTCCATATGGTGACCAAAGGCTGAAGCCTAGACGAAC GAAACTCTATGTATGTCTTGCTGTGACGATCTGCCTGCTGACAACATCTCTCggtattttcttcctgtttcctcgCTCCATTactgtgctgcctgcagggctgaAAGCTTCCTCCATTGGCTTTAATGCCACCACCACCAGTATATATCTCAACATGACG AACGTGCTGAACATAACTAATAACAACTTCTACCTGGTCACTGTTGTGCAGCTAGACATAGAGGTTTTGCACCAGTCCCTGGTAGTAGGGAAGACCACCATGAAAACCCTGCTGAATATGAGCCCTTTGCAGAGCGGCCAG ATCTATTATATGGTGGCCAGTAGGATATTGGACGACAACACCTA TAACATTTGCACCTGGACAAAAGTCAAAGTTCACAATATTCTGCTGCATATACA GGGTACCCTGACCTGCACGTACCTGTGTCATTCAGAGCAGCTGACTTTTGAAGACTACCAGTACGTGGACTGCCAGGGGAATGCCACGCTACCTCGCCCATTGTACCACTGCCTGCCATGA
- the TMEM106A gene encoding transmembrane protein 106A isoform X3 produces the protein MHFCVGYLVRILLSTMGGKLSPFWKTPDQKESESKPILPRQLDAEDEIPNYASINDSATSCVPCVGIARRSYVNCPTCQGTGRIPGEQEKQLVALIPYGDQRLKPRRTKLYVCLAVTICLLTTSLGIFFLFPRSITVLPAGLKASSIGFNATTTSIYLNMTIYYMVASRILDDNTYNICTWTKVKVHNILLHIQGTLTCTYLCHSEQLTFEDYQYVDCQGNATLPRPLYHCLP, from the exons atgcatttttgtgttgGATACCTAGTGAGAATTCTTCTTTCCACCATGGGTGGAAAACTTTCACCATTCTGGAAAACACCTGACCAAAAGGAGAGTGAAAGCAAACCGATTTTACCCAGGCAACTGGATGCTGAAGATGAAATCCCCAATTACGCTAGTATCAATGACTCTGCTACATCCTGTGTGCCCTGTGTGGGCATTGCACGTCGAAGCTATGTCAACTGTCCAACGTGTCAGGGAACAGGAAGGATCCCCGGGG AGCAAGAGAAGCAGCTGGTGGCTCTGATTCCATATGGTGACCAAAGGCTGAAGCCTAGACGAAC GAAACTCTATGTATGTCTTGCTGTGACGATCTGCCTGCTGACAACATCTCTCggtattttcttcctgtttcctcgCTCCATTactgtgctgcctgcagggctgaAAGCTTCCTCCATTGGCTTTAATGCCACCACCACCAGTATATATCTCAACATGACG ATCTATTATATGGTGGCCAGTAGGATATTGGACGACAACACCTA TAACATTTGCACCTGGACAAAAGTCAAAGTTCACAATATTCTGCTGCATATACA GGGTACCCTGACCTGCACGTACCTGTGTCATTCAGAGCAGCTGACTTTTGAAGACTACCAGTACGTGGACTGCCAGGGGAATGCCACGCTACCTCGCCCATTGTACCACTGCCTGCCATGA